A portion of the Eubacterium maltosivorans genome contains these proteins:
- a CDS encoding transposon-encoded TnpW family protein, with the protein MDLLLFIDYIICLRKKGGFSLTQNQTPVTTTEHKIGKVTYLVCSSASERATDTLDKKIKKLIRKDMELNPANARK; encoded by the coding sequence GTGGACTTGCTGCTATTCATAGACTATATTATATGTTTGCGAAAGAAAGGGGGATTTTCTTTGACGCAAAACCAAACGCCCGTTACCACAACGGAGCATAAAATAGGAAAAGTTACTTACCTTGTATGTTCGTCCGCAAGTGAACGCGCAACGGACACACTGGATAAAAAGATAAAAAAACTCATTCGCAAAGACATGGAACTGAACCCCGCAAACGCCCGGAAATAG
- a CDS encoding recombinase family protein: protein MLQTDKITALYCRLSQEDMQAGESESIQNQKLILQKYADEHHFFNTRFFVDDGFSGVSFEREGLQAMLHEVEAGNVATVITKDLSRLGRNYLKTGELIEIVFPEYEVRYIAINDGVDTAREDNEFTPLRNWFNEFYARDTSKKIRAVKQAKAQKGERVNGEAPYGYLIDPDNRNHLIPDPETAHVVKQIFAMYVRGDRMCEIQNWLRDNEILTVGELRYRRTGSKRHPRPQLNAWYNWPDKTLYDILTRKEYLGHTITGKTYKVSYKSKKTKKNPEEKRYFFPNTHEPLIDEETFELAQKRIATRQRPTKVDEIDLFSGLLFCGDCGYKMYAVRGAGTLERKHAYTCGNYRNRARNDMLCTTHYIRKSVLKELVLADLQRVTSYVKEHEQEFIETANECSAKAVQKTLTQQRKELDKAQNRINELNILFRKLYEDNALGKLSDEQFAFLTSGYDEEKKTLTRRIAELSQEIDNATERSADVKRFVALVRRYTAIEELTYENVHEFIDRILIHELDKETNTRKIEIFYSFVGRVDTGDKPTESISYFRQIGADVKSYAI from the coding sequence ATGTTACAGACAGACAAGATTACCGCTTTATATTGCAGATTGAGCCAGGAAGATATGCAAGCCGGGGAAAGCGAGAGCATACAGAACCAAAAACTGATTTTACAAAAGTATGCTGACGAACACCACTTTTTCAACACGCGCTTTTTCGTAGACGACGGATTTTCCGGCGTGAGCTTTGAGCGTGAGGGGCTTCAAGCCATGCTGCATGAGGTTGAAGCCGGGAACGTGGCGACCGTCATAACAAAAGACCTTTCCCGTCTGGGACGTAATTATCTGAAAACCGGGGAGCTGATAGAGATTGTCTTTCCCGAATATGAAGTGCGCTACATTGCCATTAACGACGGTGTAGACACAGCAAGGGAAGATAACGAGTTTACCCCTCTGCGGAACTGGTTCAACGAGTTTTACGCCCGCGACACCTCAAAGAAAATCCGGGCTGTCAAACAGGCAAAGGCGCAGAAAGGCGAGCGCGTCAACGGCGAAGCTCCTTACGGCTACCTTATCGACCCGGATAACCGCAATCATCTGATACCCGACCCGGAAACGGCGCACGTCGTAAAACAGATTTTTGCAATGTATGTACGGGGCGACCGTATGTGTGAAATCCAGAACTGGCTGCGGGACAATGAAATACTGACCGTCGGGGAACTGCGCTACCGCAGGACAGGGAGCAAACGCCACCCCCGCCCACAGCTCAACGCATGGTACAACTGGCCGGATAAGACGCTGTACGACATTCTGACAAGGAAAGAATATTTAGGGCATACCATAACCGGGAAAACCTACAAGGTATCTTATAAGTCGAAAAAGACGAAAAAGAACCCGGAGGAAAAAAGGTATTTCTTCCCCAACACTCACGAACCTTTGATTGATGAAGAAACCTTTGAACTTGCACAGAAGCGGATTGCCACCCGGCAACGCCCGACAAAGGTTGATGAAATTGACCTGTTTTCCGGGCTGCTCTTTTGCGGGGACTGCGGCTACAAAATGTATGCAGTACGCGGAGCCGGGACGCTTGAACGGAAACACGCCTACACTTGCGGCAACTACCGCAACCGGGCAAGAAATGATATGCTCTGCACTACGCATTATATCCGCAAAAGCGTATTGAAAGAACTTGTCCTTGCAGACTTGCAGCGAGTAACGTCTTATGTGAAAGAGCATGAACAGGAGTTTATCGAAACAGCCAACGAGTGCAGCGCAAAGGCAGTACAAAAGACGCTGACACAGCAGCGGAAAGAGCTTGACAAGGCGCAGAACCGTATTAACGAGCTGAACATCTTATTCCGCAAGCTCTACGAGGACAACGCTTTAGGGAAACTTTCAGATGAACAATTTGCTTTTCTGACTTCCGGCTATGATGAAGAAAAAAAGACGCTGACCCGGAGGATTGCGGAGCTGTCACAGGAAATCGACAACGCCACCGAGCGCAGCGCGGACGTAAAAAGGTTTGTCGCACTGGTACGCAGATACACAGCGATTGAAGAACTGACCTACGAAAACGTCCATGAATTTATTGACCGTATTCTTATTCACGAACTGGATAAGGAAACGAACACCCGCAAAATCGAAATCTTTTATAGCTTTGTCGGCAGAGTTGATACAGGTGACAAGCCTACCGAAAGTATCTCCTATTTCAGACAGATAGGAGCCGACGTAAAGAGTTATGCTATCTAA
- a CDS encoding YcbK family protein, with protein sequence MPPPQDSDSAPASTEEKAPLMATPHFAMAEYQCDCTGYCDGWPCAMAPELLEKIEALRCSFGRPVIITSGVRCAARNEEVGGVSWSFHKRGCAADLYCPGVSVGDLAAGAKDCGLNVLPYYSSGYIHVEI encoded by the coding sequence ATGCCACCGCCTCAGGACAGCGACAGCGCACCGGCCAGCACAGAGGAGAAGGCGCCCCTCATGGCAACACCCCACTTTGCCATGGCAGAATACCAGTGTGACTGCACAGGCTATTGCGATGGCTGGCCCTGCGCCATGGCCCCCGAGCTTTTGGAGAAGATCGAAGCCCTGCGCTGTTCTTTCGGGCGTCCAGTCATCATCACCTCAGGCGTGCGGTGCGCAGCGCGCAACGAGGAGGTAGGAGGCGTCAGCTGGTCCTTTCACAAGCGGGGCTGCGCGGCAGATCTCTACTGCCCGGGAGTGAGCGTGGGCGATCTGGCCGCCGGAGCAAAGGACTGCGGGCTGAACGTGCTGCCCTACTACAGCAGTGGCTACATTCATGTGGAAATTTAA
- a CDS encoding nitroreductase family protein, with translation MNAIFNRASVRVFKDAPVEKEKIEMLLKAAMQAPSAGNQQPWEFIVVEDKKTLEQLSETDAYAKFVAKVPAAIVVLGNTNEMRFPEHWEQDLGAACENILLEAVSQELGAVWLGVAPLKERMDHITKVFELPDNIRPYAIIPFGYAKRPYEVEERYDADRVHHEKYGQK, from the coding sequence ATGAACGCGATTTTTAATCGTGCCAGCGTCAGAGTCTTTAAAGACGCGCCGGTCGAAAAGGAAAAAATAGAAATGCTGTTAAAGGCAGCCATGCAGGCCCCATCCGCCGGAAACCAGCAGCCCTGGGAATTCATCGTGGTCGAGGACAAAAAAACACTGGAACAGCTGTCCGAAACCGATGCCTATGCCAAATTTGTGGCCAAGGTACCGGCAGCCATCGTGGTGCTCGGCAATACCAATGAAATGCGGTTTCCGGAACACTGGGAACAGGACCTGGGCGCAGCCTGCGAAAACATCCTGCTGGAGGCCGTGAGCCAGGAACTGGGTGCGGTATGGCTGGGAGTGGCCCCGCTTAAGGAGCGCATGGACCACATCACAAAGGTCTTTGAGCTGCCGGATAACATCCGTCCCTACGCCATCATTCCCTTTGGCTATGCCAAACGGCCCTACGAGGTGGAAGAACGGTATGACGCCGACCGGGTTCACCATGAAAAATATGGACAAAAATAA